One part of the Ranitomeya imitator isolate aRanImi1 chromosome 10, aRanImi1.pri, whole genome shotgun sequence genome encodes these proteins:
- the LOC138652190 gene encoding microtubule-associated serine/threonine-protein kinase 4-like has translation MSSVQRHKDNAASLQDTIRQLDVAHGRYKRLSAKTSALSNRILEARLNAERSKLRRSHTEKKAEAEARAKILQTEAESSKAEASKAEREARFCKFIDEQAQMRNDPSLDVLQSNTAAPATPSSRYESIAHRRKDSRNSVSVRKTNLPSPAVPADKQNTIPSRDKSFNHDLGRSVFRTTKDDNKEAPSMEDKEFVRIMDNEFLMDETNHWGPKFLLEQKGSECFQEDFRIQDPDDDPEVRSKGILTTYAPDIVLPIPDGVLSFTYRLVMKLVSDCLTKYQRGRISSKYLEHLQTNIRTLVQQAEERSQSGDLAFFKQLAQKFLYVLEYMARSRKHLETPDGDSKDGQHRNIGDPNTSEPGLKSDLIEETTEPATADGGISETPEIPESASAVIRSLNPMRKPRKSDFTQIEEISSGSFGAVHLVRHNDTNKVFAMKKQARRKLHKPSDLKRAYLERDITIFSDCPFVVSTFCSFPTKRHLCMVMDFEAGGDCNSFIKLNGPLPLDLASMYIAEMVLAVEYLHSYGVVHRDLKPTNLMITSTGHIKVTDFGISKLGLMRLTSDNYKVRTKDITREFRDNEVDGTYHYLAPEVILKVGYGRPIDWWSIGIILYEFLTRHVPFNGRCKRDIFNSIIKDDITLKIKNSTDNPDAQDFMTKLLRKSPKRRLGTGGANEIKSHPFLRKVDFENLQYMKPLHSPNLSSEEDTRYFHNCFWRPRHMDSDKGDTSEVSDWPESLNYVSSSQRLSKLYAMNTRMMINEDHEPSPDCSLEDSTKHSDVQKETSPTRYDGDDQYFTAENNKSPSPILSVETKNTSVLNLGEEQNPKIVAETTNTSAVKLGEEHNPEIVPETEPNRVETKIASALKLGEDQDPEIVAEKEPSRVETTNTTALTLGEEQNPEIVPETEPSRVETKNISAVKLGEDQDPEIVAETEPSRVETKIASALKLGEDQDPEIVAETEPSRVEKKKNSAINLVEEQNAKIVEEREPRRRSIFRRIISSCRRGLSRAARSIRKRCIFPICR, from the exons atgtcaagcgtccaacgccacaaaGATAATGCAGCGAGTTTAcaagacactataagacagctagacgtggcccatggcagatacaagagactgtccgcaaa aacttcagctctCAGCAACAGAattctagaggcccgtttaaatgcagagcgatccaaactaagacgttcgcacacagaaaagaaagcagaagcagaggcccgagcaaagattcttcaaacagaagcagagtcCAGCAAAGCAGAAGCCAGCAAAGCAGAAAGAGAGGCTCGa ttctgcaagttcattgacgaacaagcccaaatgaggaacgaccctagcctcgacgtcCTGCAGTCTAACacagcagctccagcaacaccttcatcaaggtatgaaagcatcgcacatagacgcaaggactcgaggaacagtgtaagcgtcagaaagactaacctaccatcacctgcagtacctgccgataagCAGAACACTATTccatcgagggataagtctttcaatc acgacttgggaagatCAGTGTTTCGTACGACGAAGGATGACAACAAAGAAGCcccgtctatggaagacaaggaattcgtcaggataatggacaatgagttccttatggACGAGACCAATCACTGGG gtccaaagtttctgctggaacagaagggaagtgaatgtttcCAGGAAGACTTCAGAATCCAGGATCCGGATgacgatccagaagtccgctccaag GGGATTCTTACCACCTACGCCCCCGACATTGTGCTACCAATACCCGATGGCGTCCTCAGCTTCACTTACCGGCTGGTTATGAAGCTAGTGAGCGACTGCCTGACCAAATACCAACGAGGTCGTATCAGCTCAAAATATCTTGAGCATTTACAGACGAACATCAGGACATTAGTACAACAG GCTGAAGAACGATCCCAAAGTGGAGATTTGGCCTTTTTTAAACAATTGGCCCAAAAGTTCCTGTATGTACTAGAGTATATGGCCCGCTCACGGAAGCATCTG GAAACACCGGACGGTGACTCCAAAGATGGGCAACACCGAAATATCGGTGACCCCAATACCAGTGAGCCAGGGCTAAAAAGTGATCTGATTGAAG AGACAACTGAGCCGGCAACTGCTGACGGTGGAATATCTGAGACACCAGAGATCCCCGAATCTGCCAGT GCCGTGATCAGATCACTGAATCCTATGAGAAAACCAAGGAAGAGCGACTTTACCCAGATCGAAGAGATCAGCAGTGGATCTTTTGG GGCCGTCCACTTAGTGCGTCATAACGACACAAACAAGGTGTTCGCCATGAAGAAACAAGCCAGGAGAAAACTGCATAAACCCTCCGATCTTAAAAGGGCCTATCTGGAAAGGGATATCACAATATTCTCCGATTGCCCCTTTGTTGTCTCCACGTTTTGTTCCTTCCCAACTAAACGACACCTGTGCATGGTCATGGACTTTGAAGCAG GAGGAGACTGTAACAGTTTCATAAAACTGAATGGTCCTTTACCCCTCGACTTGGCCAGCATGTACATTGCAGAAATGGTTCTTGCTGTGGAATATCTGCACAGCTATGGTGTGGTTCACCGAGACCTGAAGCCTACAAA CCTCATGATAACATCAACTGGACATATCAAAGTCACCGATTTTGGAATTTCAAAACTTGGACTCATGAGATTAACATCAGATAATTACAAGGTTCGAACTAAAGACATCACCAGAGAGTTTCGTGATAATGAG GTGGATGGCACCTATCATTATCTAGCCCCAGAAGTCATCTTAAAGGTGGGCTATGGAAGGCCTATTGACTGGTGGTCAATAGGGATCATCTTATATGAATTTCTTACCCGCCATGTGCCATTTAACGGAAGATGCAAAAGAGATATTTTCAACAGTATCATCAAgg atgacatcactttgaaaattaaaaattctaCTGATAATCCTGATGCTCAAGACTTCATGACTAAGCTGCTTAGAAAAAGTCCAAAACGTAGACTCGGGACAG GAGGAGCAAATGAAATCAAGAGTCATCCATTCCTGAGAAAGGTAGATTTTGAGAACCTTCAATATATGAAGCCATTGCATAGTCCAAATCTTAGTTCAGAGGAGGACACCCGCTACTTTCACA ATTGCTTTTGGAGACCCAGACATATGGATTCAGATAAGGGTGACACAAGTGAAGTCAGTGATTGGCCAGAAAGCCTAAACTATGTATCATCTTCTCAAAGACTTTCTAAG CTATATGCAATGAATACCAGGATGATGATAAATGAAGATCATGAACCATCTCCAGATTGTTCTCTAGAGGACAGCACAAAACACTCAGACGT GCAGAAAGAAACTTCTCCTACTAGATATGATGGTGATGATCAGTATTTCACTGCTGAAAACAACAAGTCACCCTCTCCCATATTGTCAG TTGAGACAAAAAATACATCCGTATTAAACCTGGGAGAAGAGCAAAACCCAAAAATAGTAGCAGAGACGACAAATACATCTGCAGTAAAACTGGGGGAAGAGCATAACCCAGAAATAGTCCCAGAGACTGAACCTAACAgag TTGAGACAAAAATTGCATCTGCATTAAAACTGGGAGAAGATCAAGACCCAGAAATTGTAGCAGAGAAAGAACCTAGCAgag TTGAGACGACAAATACAACTGCATTAACACTGGGAGAAGAGCAAAACCCAGAAATAGTCCCAGAGACTGAACCTAGCAGAG TTGAGACAAAAAATATATCTGCAGTAAAACTGGGAGAAGATCAAGACCCAGAAATAGTAGCAGAGACAGAACCTAGCAgag TTGAGACAAAAATTGCATCTGCATTAAAACTGGGAGAAGATCAAGACCCAGAAATTGTAGCAGAGACGGAACCTAGCAgag ttgagaaaaaaaaaaactctgcaatAAATCTGGTAGAAGAGCAAAATGCCAAAATAGTAGAAGAGCGAGAACCTAGAAGAC GTTCCATCTTCCGCCGGATTATATCATCCTGCCGGCGAGGATTATCTAGGGCTGCTCGCAGCATCAGAAAAAGATGCATTTTTCCAATCTGTCGTTAG
- the LOC138652038 gene encoding ferritin heavy chain B, translating to MESQVRQNYNRDCEAAINRMVNLELYASYTYLSMSFYFDRDDVALHHVAKFFKEQSHEEREHAEKFLKYQNKRGGRVVLQDIKKPERDEWANTLEAMQAALQLEKTVNQALLDLHKVASDKVDPQLCDFLESEYLEEQVKAVKQLGDYITNLKRLGVPQNGMGEYLFDKHTLGESS from the exons ATGGAATCCCAGGTGCGCCAGAACTACAACCGCGACTGCGAGGCTGCGATCAACCGCATGGTGAACCTGGAGCTCTACGCCTCCTACACCTACCTCTCCATG TCCTTCTACTTTGACCGTGACGATGTCGCCCTTCACCATGTGGCTAAGTTCTTCAAGGAGCAGAGCCATGAGGAGCGGGAGCATGCCGAGAAGTTTCTGAAGTACCAGAACAAGCGTGGGGGGCGAGTTGTCCTGCAGGACATTAAG AAACCTGAGCGTGATGAGTGGGCCAACACCCTGGAGGCCATGCAGGCTGCTCTACAGCTGGAGAAGacggtgaaccaggcccttctggatcTTCACAAAGTGGCTTCTGACAAGGTTGACCCTCAA CTCTGTGACTTCTTGGAATCTGAATACCTGGAAGAACAGGTGAAGGCCGTGAAGCAGCTCGGAGACTACATCACCAACCTGAAGCGCCTTGGGGTCCCCCAGAACGGCATGGGCGAGTACCTGTTCGACAAGCACACCCTGGGGGAGAGCAGCTAA